CTCGCGCCTGCGCGAAGCAGGCCTGGAGGCCGACGTGCGCAGCCTGTTCGAACACCCGACGCTGGCAGGCTATGCCGCCATCACAGACAGAATGGAGATCGTCCTGTGAGCATCAACCAACTACTGGCGACACTGACCGCCAACAATGTCCAGCTGGCCCTCAAGGATGGCCAGCTGGTGGTCCAGGGCAATCGCCAGGCCTTGACCGACGCGGCCTTGGTGGCACGCTTGCGCGAGCACAAGCCGGCGCTGGTCGCCCTGCTGGAGCGCGGCGAATACGTGGCGGCGCGCCAGGGCAGCGTCGAAGTGCCGGAAAACCGCATCCCCGCCGATTGCGAGCGCATCACCTGCGCCATGCTCAGCCTGGCCGAACTCGACCAGGACAGCCTCGACCAGCTGGTCGCGGCCATCCCCGGCGGGGCGGCCAACGTGCAGGACATCTACCCGCTGGTGCCGCTGCAACAGGGCATGCTGTTCCACCACGCCAGTGCCGGCGAGCATGATCCCTATGTGATGCAGGCGCGCTTCGTGTTTGCCGACAGCAGCCGGGTCGAGGCCTTCGCCCAGGCGCTGCAAGGGGTGATCGAACGCCACGACATCCTGCGCACCTCGGTGCATTGGAAGACCCTGGAAACGCCGCTGCAGGTGGTCTGGCGCAAGGCCCGGCTGCGTGTCGTGCAACTGGCTCCCGGCGCATTGCCCGACACCGGCTTCGACCTGACCCAGGCCCCGCTGATCCGCCTGCAGTGCCAGGCGCCGGGGCCCGGCGGGCAGGTCCACGCCACCCTGCAGTTCCACCACGTGGCCATGGACCACAGCGCCCTGGAAGTGGTGCGCCACGAGATGCTCGCCTTCCTGCTCGGCGAGAGTACACATCTGGGCCGGCCGGTGCCGTTTCGCAACCATGTGGCCCAGGCCCTGCTGGGCGTGAGCGAGGCCGAGCACGAGGCGTTCTTCCGCGACATGCTCGGTGCCGTCGACGGGCCGACCCTGGCCTATGGCCTGGGCGATGTGCAGGGCGACGGCGCGGCGCTGAACGAGCACGCCCTGGATCTCGACCTGCCGTTGTGCCGCGACCTGCGCAGCCAGGCGCGCAGCCAGGGGGTGAGCGTCGCCAGCCTGTTCCACCTGGCCTGGGCGCGGGTGCTGGGCGGCCTGACCGGGCGCGAGCAGGTGGTGTTCGGCACCGTGCTGATGGGGCGCCTGCAAGGCGCCGAGGCCACCGACCGGGCGCTGGGCATCTTCATCAATACCTTGCCGCTGCGGGTCGACCTGGATGCCGCCGACCTGGCCACGGCGATCAAGGCCACCCACCAGCGTCTGAGCACGCTGATGCGCCACGAGCATGCGCCCCTGGCCCTGGCCCAGCGCTGCAGCGGCGTGGCGGCGCCGACCCCGCTGTTCAACGCCTTGCTCAACTACCGCCACAGCGCGCCCTCAGGCTCCGAGGCGGTGCGCCGGGCAGGCTGGGCAGGTATCGAGATCGTGCATGCCGCCGAGGCCACCAACTACCCGCTGACCTTGAGTGTCGACGACTTCGGCGAAGCCTTCCGCCTGACCTTGCTGGCCAGCCCAGAAGTGCCGGCGCAACGCGTCTGCGCCTATCTGCAGCAGACCCTGCGCAGCCTGCTTGCAGCCTTGAACCAGGCACCCGCGGTTGCAGTCCGCGCGTTGCCGATGCTGCCGGACGAAGAGCGCGAACACATACTGCAAACCTTCAACCAGACCCCTGGCACCACGGATGCTCATGGGCCGTTGCACCAGCGTATCGAAGCCGTGGCCCAGGCCCATCCGCAGGCCCTGGCCGCCTCCTGCGACGACCAGTCGCTGAGCTACCTGCAGTTGAATCAGCTCGCCAACGCCCTGGCCCATAAGCTGATCGGCCTGGGCGTGCGCCCCGACGACCGGGTGGCGGTGTTCGCCCGGCGCGGCCTGGACACCTTGGTCGGCCTGCTCGCGGTGCTCAAGGCCGGCGCCGCCTACGTGCCGGTGGACCCGGCACACCCCGACGAGCGCGTGCGCTACCTGCTGGATGACAGCGCGCCAGTGGCCGTGCTGACCCAACAAGCGCTGCGCGGCCGCCTGGGCACGCGCGCGGCGCCGGTGCTGGCACTCGACCAGCCGGACTGGCCGGCGCGCCACGATGATCCCCAGGTGAGCGGTCTCGGCCCGGCGCACCTGGCCTATGTGATCTATACCTCAGGCTCCACCGGCCAGCCCAAGGGGGTGATGGTCGAACACCGCAACCTGAACAACCTGGTGGACTGGCACTGCCGCGCGTTCGACCTGTGCCAGGGGCGCCACACCTCGAGCCTGGCCGGCTTCGGTTTCGACGCCATGGCCTGGGAAGTCTGGCCGGCGCTGTGCGCGGGGGCGACCCTGCACCTGGCCCCGTCCAGCGAAGGCCATGAAGACCTCGACGCGCTGCTGGCCTGGTGGCGCGCCCAGCCGCTGGATGTCAGTTTCCTGCCCACGCCGGTGGCCGAGTATGCCTTCAGCCACCAGCTCGAGCACCCGACCCTGCGTACCTTGCTGATCGGCGGCGATCGCCTGCGCCAGTTCAACCGCACCCAGACCTTCGTCGTGGTCAACAACTACGGCCCCACCGAGACCACCGTGGTAGCCAGCTCCGGCGTGGTGGAGGCGGGCGGCGCCCTGCACATCGGTGGAGCTGTCGACAACGCCCGCCTGTATGTGCTCGATGCGTACCTGCAGCCCGTGCCCCTGGGTGTGCCCGGCGAGCTCTACATCGGCGGCGCCGGGGTCGCCCGCGGCTACCTGGACCGCGCGCAACTGACCCGCGAACGCTTCCTCGACGACCCGTTCAGCACGACACCCGGTGCACGCATGTACCGCACCGGCGACCTGGTGCGGTGGCTGGCCGACGGCACCCTCGATTACCTGGGCCGCAACGACGACCAGGTGAAGATTCGCGGCGTGCGCATCGAGCTGGGCGAGATCGAAAGCCGCCTGAACGGCCTGCCGGGCATCGGCGAGGCGGTGGTGGTGGCCCGCGAGGACCAGCCCGGCCAACCACGGCTGGTGGCCTACTTCACCGCCCAGTCGGGCCTGGAACCGGCCCAGCCTGAGCAGTTGCGCGCGCAGTTGCTGGCCCATCTGCCGGAGTACATGGTGCCGGTGGCGTATGTGTCGCTGGACGCACTGCCCCTGACCGCCAACGGCAAGCTCGACCGCCGTGCGCTACCAGCGCCGGAACGCTCGGCCCTGTTCGAGCGTACCTACGTGGCCCCCGAGGGTGAGCTGGAACAGGCCCTGGCCCAGGTGTGGGGCGAGCTGCTGCACGTGGAGCGGGTTGGTCGGCATGACCACTTCTTCTCGCTGGGCGGGCATTCGCTGCTGGCCATGCGCATGGTTTCCCAGGTGCGCTTGCGCCTCGGCGTGGAACTGGCCCTGGCCGACCTGTTCGCCAATCCCGAGCTGGCGGCGGTGGCCCAGGTGCTGGCCGGCGCCGGGCGCAGCGAGCTGCCAGCGCTGGTCGCGGTGTCCCGTGAGCAACCCTTGCCGCTGTCGTTTGCCCAGCAGCGCCTGTGGTTCCTCGCGCAACTGGAAGGCGGCAGCCAGGCCTACAATGTGCCGCTGGCGCTGGGCCTGCGCGGAGCACTGGATGCCGATGCGCTGGAGGCCGCCTTGCTGCGCATCGTCGCGCGCCATGAGAGCCTGCGCAGTCGCTTCGTGCCCTGCGGCGACAGTGCCGAGGTGATCATCGCCGCGACCCCGCAACCCGGCTGGCTGCAGCGCCGGACGCTGGCGCCGCAGGCATTGGCCGTGTACCTGCGCGACGAGGCCGCCGCGCCCTTCGACCTGACAACGGGGCCGTTGCTGCGGGCCAGCCTGCTGCGCCTGGGTGAGGCGCACCATGTGCTGCTGCTCACCCTGCACCATATCGTTGCCGATGGCTGGTCCCTCGGCGTGCTGACCCGCGAATTGAGCGCGCTGTATCCGGCGCTGCGCGAGGGCAGGGACGACCCGTTGCCGGCGCTGGCCATCCAGTACGCCGACTACGCCGTGTGGCAGCGGCGCTGGCTGGCCGGTGAGCAACTGCAACGCCAGGCCGACTATTGGCGCCAGGCCCTGGACGGCGCGCCGACCCTGCTAAGCCTGCCCAGCGACCGGCCACGACCGGCGCGCCAGGATTTCAGTGGCGCCAGCCTGGCGCTGCAGCTGGATGCGCGCCTGGGGGCCGGCCTGCGGGCCCTGGCCCAACGGCACCAGGTGACCCTGTACATGGTTCTGCTCGGCGCCTGGGCCGCCACCCTGGCCCGGCTTTGCGGGCAGTCCGAGGTGGTGGTGGGCTGCCCGGTGGCCGGGCGCGGGCGCGCCGAACTGGAGCCGTTGGTCGGCCTGTTCGTCAATACCCTGGCCCTGCGTATCGATACCGCCGGCGCGCCAAGCACCGAGCGCCTGCTGGCGCAAGTCAAGGCGCGCCTGCTCGACGCCCAGGCGCACCAGGACCTGCCTTTCGAACAGGTGGTGGAGATCGTCCGGCCGGCGCGCAGCCTCGGCCATACCCCGTTGTTCCAGACCACCCTCAACTGGCTGGCCACCGAGGGCGCCGCGCCGACCCTGGCGGGGCTGCAGCTGGAAGGCGTGGCACAGGTCGGCCAGGTGGCCAAGTTCGACCTGTCGCTGAGCATGGGCGAGCAGGGCGAGGCACTGGTCGGCAGCCTCGAGTACGCCACAGCGTTGTTCGACGAAAGCACCGTGCGCCGCTTCGCCGGTTATTTCGACAGTATGCTGCGCGCCATGCTGGCCAATGACCAGGCGCCGCTGGCCGAGGTCGAACTGGTGGGCGAGGCCGAGCGCAAGCGCCTGCTGGACACCTTCAATCGCAGTGCCCTGGCGTTCCCGAACGGGCAGACCGTGCATGGCCTGGTCGAGGCCCAGGCGGTCCGCACACCGCAGGCACTGGCCGCCAGCCAAGACGACATGACCCTGTCCTATGGCGAGTTGAACCAGCGCGCCAACGCACTGGCCCATTACCTGCTCGGGCAGGGTGTCGGCCCCGACGAGCGGGTGGCGGTGGTGGCCCGCCGAGGCCTAGACACCCTGGTGGCGTTGCTGGCGGTGCTCAAGGCCGGCGGCGCCTACGTGCCGGTGGACCCGGCGCACCCGGACGAGCGGCTGCGCTATCTGCTCGAGGACAGCGCCCCGGTGGTGGTGCTGGCGCAGCAGGCATTGCTGGCGCGTCTTGCAGGACTGGGCGTGGCGGCGCAGGCACTGGACAGGCCGCACTGGCCGGAGCGGGTGGACAACCCCGTGGTCCATGGCCTGCAGGCCAGCCACCTGGCCTACGTGATCTACACCTCCGGCTCCACCGGCCAGCCCAAGGGCGTGATGGTCGAGCACCGCACCCTGGCCAACCTGGTGCACTGGCACTGCAAGGCCTTCGAACTCGGCGCCGGGGATCATACCGCCAGTGTCGCCGGCTTCGGTTTCGACGCCATGGCCTGGGAAGTATGGTCGGCCCTGTGCGCCGGGGCGGTGCTGCACTTGCCACCGGCGCAGTTGGGCAACGAGCAGCTCGACGGTCTGCTGGCCTGGTGGCTGGAGCAACCCCTGAAGGTGGCGTTCCTGCCGACCCCGGTCGCCGAGTACGCCTTCGCCCAGGGGCTGCGCCACCCGACCCTGCGCACCTTGCTGATCGGCGGCGACCGCCTGCGCCAGTTCAACAGCGACCCCGGCTTTGTCGTGGTCAACAACTACGGCCCTACCGAGGCGACCGTGGTCGCCACCTCGGGCCTGGTGCTGCCTGGCGGCGTGCTGGACATCGGCCGGCCGATCGCCAATGCCCGCGTGTACCTGCTGGATGAGGCGCGGCAGTTGGTGCCGTGCGGTGTGGCCGGCGAACTCTACGTGGGTGGCGCCGGCGTGGCGCGGGGCTACCTGAATCGCGCAGAGCTGAGCGCCGAGCGCTTCCTCGACGATCCGTTCAGCGAGGTGCCCGGGGCACGCATGTACCGCACCGGCGACCTGGCGCGCTGGAATGCCGACGGTACCCTGGACTACCTGGGGCGCAACGACGACCAGGTGAAAGTGCGCGGCCTGCGCATCGAACTGGGCGAAATCGAGGCGCAGTTGCTCGCCCTGGAGGGTGTCGCCGAAGCCCTGGTGCTGGCCCGCGAGGACCAGCCCGGGCAGCCGCGGCTGGTGGCCTATTACATTGCCGGCGCCGAGGCGCAGCCGGTCGGTACCCTGCGCGCTGCGTTGCAACAGCGCCTGCCGGCCTACATGGTGCCGGCGGCCTGGGTACGGCTGGATGCGTGGCCGTTGACCGCCAATGGCAAGGTCGACCGCAAGGCCCTGCCGTTACCCGAGCGCGAAGCGGACAGCCAGGCCTACGAGGCCCCGGCTGGGGCCTTGGAGGTTGCCCTGGCCGAGCTGTGGTGCGAGTTGCTGCAGTTGGAACGGGTAGGCCGTCAGGACCGCTTCTTCGAACTGGGCGGCCATTCGCTGCTGGCCATGCGCATGGTGGGCCAGGTGCGCTCGCGGCTGGGCCTTGAACTGTCGCTGGGCGAGCTGTTCGCCGACGACCGCCTGCTGGCGGTGGCGGCGACCCTGGCTGAGGATCGCCATGACGTACTGCCGGCCATCGAGCCGGCGCCGCGCGGCCAGTCCCTGCCGCTGTCGTTCGCCCAGCAACGGCTGTGGTTCCTGGCGCAGATGGATGATGCCAGCGCCGCCTACCATATTCCCCTGGGCCTGGCCTTGCGCGGCCCGCTGGACCGTGCCGCCCTGGAGCGGGCGCTGGAGCGCATCGTCGAACGCCACGAGAGCCTGCGCAGCCACTTCACCCAGGCAGGCGCCGAGGCGCGGGTGCGGGTGGCGCCCGGACGGGGCGGCTTCGCCCTGGCCTGGCACGACCTGCGCGGCGCGGCGCAGCAGTTGCCCGAACTGATGCAGGCCGAGGCGTTGCTGCCCTTCGACCTGGCGCACCAGTTGCCGGTGCGCGGCCGCCTGCTGTGCCTGGCGGCGGAGCACCATGTGCTGCTGCTGACCTTGCACCATATCGTTGCCGACGGCTGGTCGATGGGGGTGTTCACCCAGGAGCTGGCGGCGTTGTACCAGGCCTTCAGCGAAGGCCGCGACGACCCGTTGCCGGCACTGGCGATCCAGTACGGCGACTACGCCCTGTGGCAGCGTCGCTGGCTGAGTGGTGACGCCTTGCAGCGCCAGGGCGACTACTGGAGCCAGGCCCTGGCCGGCGCGCCGGTGCTGCTGACCCTGCCCACCGACCGGCCGCGACCGGCCCGTCAGGACTACCTCGGCGACCGCGTCGAAGTGCGCCTGGACCGGCGCCTGAGCGAAGACCTGCGGGCGCTGTCCCTGCGCCATGGGGTCACTCCCTTCATGCTTTTCGCCGGCGCCTGGGCGGTACTGCTGGCGCGCCTGTCCGGCCAGGCCGAGGTGGTGATCGGCACCCCGGTGGCCAATCGCCGGCAGGCCGAGGTCGAGGGGCTGATCGGCTTGTTCGTCAACTCCCTGGCGCTACGCATCGATACCGCCGGCAGCCCCGATGTCGGCGCGCTGCTGGCCCGGGTCAAGGCCTGCGTGAGCCAGGCCCAGGACCATCAGGACCTGCCCTTCGAACAGGTAGTGGAACGCTTGCACCCGCCGCGCAGCCTGGCCCACACACCGCTGTACCAGGTATCGCTGGCGTGGAACGGCGTGCCGGGCGAGGCCCTGCGCCTGGGTGAGCTGCAGCTGGAGGCGCTGGGCGGCGCGCAGACCTTCGCCAAGTTCGACCTGACCCTGAGCCTGGGCGAGACCGCCGATGGCTACGGCGGCGCCCTGGAGTTCGCCACCGCGCTGTTCGACCGGGCGACCATCGAGCGGCACCTGGGTTACCTGGAGCAACTGCTGTGGGCAATGGCGGGCAGCGACCAGGCCGTGCCGGCGAAGGTCGAGCTGCTCGGCGCCGCCGAGCGTCGCCAGGAACTGGTGGCCTGCAACGCCAGCGAGCGGATCGGCGGCCTGCAGCAACCACTGCATGCGCTGTTCGAGGCGCAGGTGACGCGTACGCCGCAGGCCATCGCGGTGCAGGCCGAGGACGGGCAACTGACCTACGCCGAACTGAATGCAGCGGCCAACCGCTTGGCGCACCGCCTGATCGAACAGGGTGTGGTCGCCGACAGCCGGGTCGCCGTGTGCCTGGCGCGGGGGCCAGGGTTGCTGGTCGGGTTGCTGGCGGTGCTCAAGGCCGGTGGCGCCTATGTGCCGCTGGATCCGGGCTACCCGGATGAGCGCCTGGCGTACATGCTCGAAGACAGCGCGCCGCTGGCGTTGCTGGTGGATGCCGCCAGCAACCGGCGCTTCAGCGACAGCCCGGTGGCGCGGTTGGACCTCGACCAGCCGGACTGGACCGAGCAGTCGCCGGACAATCCGCAGGTACCTGGTCTTGGCGCCCGCCACCTGGCCTACGTGATCTACACCTCCGGCTCCACCGGCACGCCGAAAGGGGTGATGGTCGAGCACCGCAGCCTGTGCAACCTGGTGCACTGGAGTTCGCGGCTGATCGCCCCGAGCGCCGCAGGCGCGCTGCTGCACAAGACCCCGGTGAGCTTCGATGCGTCGGTTTGGGAGCTGTTCTGGCCGTTGTGTGCTGGCCTGCGCCTGGTGCTGGCGCGCCCGGATGGCCAGCGCGACCCGGACTACCTGGCGGCGCTGATCCAGCGCCAGCGGGTCAGCGTGGTGCAGTTCGTCCCCGCGCTGCTGCAGCAGTTCCTCGCCCTGGAGGCCAGCGCGGCCTGCGCCAGCCTCACCGATGTGGTCTGTGGCGGTGGCGAGCTGACTTCGGCGTTGCTGCGCCAGTTGCGCGAGCGCCTGCCGCAGGTGCGGCTGCACAACGTCTACGGCCCTACCGAGGCCACCGTCGACTGCAGCGTCTGGACCCTCGAGCCCCAACAGCCCGTGCCCGAAGGGGCGCCACCGATCGGTCGGCCGATCGCCAACACCCGACTGTATGTGCTCGACAGCCATGGCCTGCCGGTACCGCAAGGCGTGGTGGGCGAGCTGTACATCGGTGGTGTCGGTGTGGCGCGTGGCTATCTGGGCCTGCCGGTGCTGGAGGCAGAACGTTTCGGGGCCAGCCCGTTCGTGGTCGATGAGCGCCTGTATCGCAGCGGCGACCTGGTGCGTCGTCGCGCCGATGGCGAGCTGGAGTTCCTTGGCCGCAACGATTTCCAGGTGAAACTGCACGGTCTGCGTATCGAGCTGGGCGAGATCGAGGCCTGCCTGGCCAGCCATCCGCATGTGCGCGAAGTGGCGGTGCTGCTGCGCGGCGAGCGCCTGGTCGCCTGGTTCACGGCCGACGATGGCGCGCCGGGCGTGGCGGCATTGCGCAAGCATGCCCAGGCACGTTTGCCGGACTACATGGTGCCGTCGGCCTATGTGGCACTGCCGGCCATGCCATTGACGGCCAATGGCAAGCTCGACCGCCAGCGGCTGCCCGACCCCGGTGCCGACGCGGTGCTCAGCCGTGCCTACGAGGCGCCGCAAGGCGAGGCCGAGCGCCATCTGGCGGCGCTATGGGCCGAGTTGCTCAACGTGCCGAGGGTAGGGCGCCAGGACCATTTCTTCGAGCTCGGTGGCCACTCGCTGCTGGCCGTGACCCTGATCGCCCGCTTGCGCGCCGAGGGCCTGGACGCGGACATCCGCGTGCTGTTCGCTGAACCGACCCTGGCCGCCGTGGCCGCGACCCTGGGCCAGCATGGCGGGAGCCGGGTGCCGGCCAACCGCATCGGCCCCGATTGCCGGCGCATCACGCCGGACTTGCTGCCGTTGGTGGCGCTGGAACAGTCGCACATCGAGCGGATTGTTGACCAGGTGCCTGGCGGTGCCGCCAATGTGCAAGATATCTACCCGCTGGGGCCGTTGCAGGCGGGGATTCTCTATCACCACCTGGCCAGCGAGGGTGACGACCCCTACCTGCTGCAGGCGCGTTTCGCGGTGACCGACCAGGCTCGGTTGGAGGCGTTGCGCCAGGCGCTGGACCAGGTGATTGCCCGGCACGACATCCTGCGCTCTTCGTTGTACTGGGACGGTCTAGCGCAGCCGGTGCAGGTGGTATGGCGCCAGGCGGCGTTGCCCATGCAGGAGCTGGCCGTGGATGAGCCGATCAGCTTGCGCCTGGACCTGACCCGCGCGCCGCTGCTGCGCCTGGTGCACAGCGAGGACCCGAGCAGCGGGCGTATCACCGCCACCTTGCTGTTCCACCACCTGGTAATGGACCACGTGGCCCAGGATGTGT
This sequence is a window from Pseudomonas maumuensis. Protein-coding genes within it:
- a CDS encoding non-ribosomal peptide synthetase, encoding MSINQLLATLTANNVQLALKDGQLVVQGNRQALTDAALVARLREHKPALVALLERGEYVAARQGSVEVPENRIPADCERITCAMLSLAELDQDSLDQLVAAIPGGAANVQDIYPLVPLQQGMLFHHASAGEHDPYVMQARFVFADSSRVEAFAQALQGVIERHDILRTSVHWKTLETPLQVVWRKARLRVVQLAPGALPDTGFDLTQAPLIRLQCQAPGPGGQVHATLQFHHVAMDHSALEVVRHEMLAFLLGESTHLGRPVPFRNHVAQALLGVSEAEHEAFFRDMLGAVDGPTLAYGLGDVQGDGAALNEHALDLDLPLCRDLRSQARSQGVSVASLFHLAWARVLGGLTGREQVVFGTVLMGRLQGAEATDRALGIFINTLPLRVDLDAADLATAIKATHQRLSTLMRHEHAPLALAQRCSGVAAPTPLFNALLNYRHSAPSGSEAVRRAGWAGIEIVHAAEATNYPLTLSVDDFGEAFRLTLLASPEVPAQRVCAYLQQTLRSLLAALNQAPAVAVRALPMLPDEEREHILQTFNQTPGTTDAHGPLHQRIEAVAQAHPQALAASCDDQSLSYLQLNQLANALAHKLIGLGVRPDDRVAVFARRGLDTLVGLLAVLKAGAAYVPVDPAHPDERVRYLLDDSAPVAVLTQQALRGRLGTRAAPVLALDQPDWPARHDDPQVSGLGPAHLAYVIYTSGSTGQPKGVMVEHRNLNNLVDWHCRAFDLCQGRHTSSLAGFGFDAMAWEVWPALCAGATLHLAPSSEGHEDLDALLAWWRAQPLDVSFLPTPVAEYAFSHQLEHPTLRTLLIGGDRLRQFNRTQTFVVVNNYGPTETTVVASSGVVEAGGALHIGGAVDNARLYVLDAYLQPVPLGVPGELYIGGAGVARGYLDRAQLTRERFLDDPFSTTPGARMYRTGDLVRWLADGTLDYLGRNDDQVKIRGVRIELGEIESRLNGLPGIGEAVVVAREDQPGQPRLVAYFTAQSGLEPAQPEQLRAQLLAHLPEYMVPVAYVSLDALPLTANGKLDRRALPAPERSALFERTYVAPEGELEQALAQVWGELLHVERVGRHDHFFSLGGHSLLAMRMVSQVRLRLGVELALADLFANPELAAVAQVLAGAGRSELPALVAVSREQPLPLSFAQQRLWFLAQLEGGSQAYNVPLALGLRGALDADALEAALLRIVARHESLRSRFVPCGDSAEVIIAATPQPGWLQRRTLAPQALAVYLRDEAAAPFDLTTGPLLRASLLRLGEAHHVLLLTLHHIVADGWSLGVLTRELSALYPALREGRDDPLPALAIQYADYAVWQRRWLAGEQLQRQADYWRQALDGAPTLLSLPSDRPRPARQDFSGASLALQLDARLGAGLRALAQRHQVTLYMVLLGAWAATLARLCGQSEVVVGCPVAGRGRAELEPLVGLFVNTLALRIDTAGAPSTERLLAQVKARLLDAQAHQDLPFEQVVEIVRPARSLGHTPLFQTTLNWLATEGAAPTLAGLQLEGVAQVGQVAKFDLSLSMGEQGEALVGSLEYATALFDESTVRRFAGYFDSMLRAMLANDQAPLAEVELVGEAERKRLLDTFNRSALAFPNGQTVHGLVEAQAVRTPQALAASQDDMTLSYGELNQRANALAHYLLGQGVGPDERVAVVARRGLDTLVALLAVLKAGGAYVPVDPAHPDERLRYLLEDSAPVVVLAQQALLARLAGLGVAAQALDRPHWPERVDNPVVHGLQASHLAYVIYTSGSTGQPKGVMVEHRTLANLVHWHCKAFELGAGDHTASVAGFGFDAMAWEVWSALCAGAVLHLPPAQLGNEQLDGLLAWWLEQPLKVAFLPTPVAEYAFAQGLRHPTLRTLLIGGDRLRQFNSDPGFVVVNNYGPTEATVVATSGLVLPGGVLDIGRPIANARVYLLDEARQLVPCGVAGELYVGGAGVARGYLNRAELSAERFLDDPFSEVPGARMYRTGDLARWNADGTLDYLGRNDDQVKVRGLRIELGEIEAQLLALEGVAEALVLAREDQPGQPRLVAYYIAGAEAQPVGTLRAALQQRLPAYMVPAAWVRLDAWPLTANGKVDRKALPLPEREADSQAYEAPAGALEVALAELWCELLQLERVGRQDRFFELGGHSLLAMRMVGQVRSRLGLELSLGELFADDRLLAVAATLAEDRHDVLPAIEPAPRGQSLPLSFAQQRLWFLAQMDDASAAYHIPLGLALRGPLDRAALERALERIVERHESLRSHFTQAGAEARVRVAPGRGGFALAWHDLRGAAQQLPELMQAEALLPFDLAHQLPVRGRLLCLAAEHHVLLLTLHHIVADGWSMGVFTQELAALYQAFSEGRDDPLPALAIQYGDYALWQRRWLSGDALQRQGDYWSQALAGAPVLLTLPTDRPRPARQDYLGDRVEVRLDRRLSEDLRALSLRHGVTPFMLFAGAWAVLLARLSGQAEVVIGTPVANRRQAEVEGLIGLFVNSLALRIDTAGSPDVGALLARVKACVSQAQDHQDLPFEQVVERLHPPRSLAHTPLYQVSLAWNGVPGEALRLGELQLEALGGAQTFAKFDLTLSLGETADGYGGALEFATALFDRATIERHLGYLEQLLWAMAGSDQAVPAKVELLGAAERRQELVACNASERIGGLQQPLHALFEAQVTRTPQAIAVQAEDGQLTYAELNAAANRLAHRLIEQGVVADSRVAVCLARGPGLLVGLLAVLKAGGAYVPLDPGYPDERLAYMLEDSAPLALLVDAASNRRFSDSPVARLDLDQPDWTEQSPDNPQVPGLGARHLAYVIYTSGSTGTPKGVMVEHRSLCNLVHWSSRLIAPSAAGALLHKTPVSFDASVWELFWPLCAGLRLVLARPDGQRDPDYLAALIQRQRVSVVQFVPALLQQFLALEASAACASLTDVVCGGGELTSALLRQLRERLPQVRLHNVYGPTEATVDCSVWTLEPQQPVPEGAPPIGRPIANTRLYVLDSHGLPVPQGVVGELYIGGVGVARGYLGLPVLEAERFGASPFVVDERLYRSGDLVRRRADGELEFLGRNDFQVKLHGLRIELGEIEACLASHPHVREVAVLLRGERLVAWFTADDGAPGVAALRKHAQARLPDYMVPSAYVALPAMPLTANGKLDRQRLPDPGADAVLSRAYEAPQGEAERHLAALWAELLNVPRVGRQDHFFELGGHSLLAVTLIARLRAEGLDADIRVLFAEPTLAAVAATLGQHGGSRVPANRIGPDCRRITPDLLPLVALEQSHIERIVDQVPGGAANVQDIYPLGPLQAGILYHHLASEGDDPYLLQARFAVTDQARLEALRQALDQVIARHDILRSSLYWDGLAQPVQVVWRQAALPMQELAVDEPISLRLDLTRAPLLRLVHSEDPSSGRITATLLFHHLVMDHVAQDVLRAELQACLLGEQLRLPPPVPYRNYIAQVLRGAGEAEHEAYFREQLGDIDEPTLAYGPHPLAHADAVAEAQHWLDDGLARQAREQARLLGVGAASLMHLAWGLVLGQLSGRDSVVFGTVLLGRLQGGEGMERALGVFINTLPLRLDVGRLPVREALLDTHRRLTGLLVHEHAQLALAQRCSALPPGAPLFSALLNYRHSAAALAHDTASGRAWLGIELLHAQERSNYPLALSIDDLGERFSLTAQCAAGLDARRLCGYFEQALAHLVEALSHDPEQGLERLDIVPAEERRRLLGYNATQRDYPRSVPVQRLFEQQVARHPLALAALHDERQLSYAELNEQANRLAHWLIGEGVAAGDHVAILLPRSLPLLVAQLAVLKCSAIYVPLDINAPAERQAFMVKDCQAVMLLTLGSLAVDCEARRIDLDCLTLDEQPAHNPGLTLETDAVAYVMYTSGSTGTPKGVRVTHRGIARLVLNNGYADFNATDRFAFVANPAFDAATMDVWGGLLNGGQVLVIDHQTLVEPAQFAAALRQGGASVMFVTTALFNQYVQLIPEALAGLRILLCGGERGEPASFRALLARAPQLRLVHCYGPTETTTFATASTVRAVVDGAEHVPIGGPIGNTTAYVLDCHGRLLPEGVTGELYIGGDGVALGYLNRPQLTAERFLDDPFAASAGARLYRTGDLARWREDGQLECLGRTDDQVKIRGFRIELGEIEQHLAQCPGLEEAVVMALRLEQGPLRLVAWYTRTDMDLDGAALRAFLRDRLPEYMLPAAFVALEALPLTNNGKVDRRALPLPGAQDLAVAVFEAAVTPVEQALAALWAQVLEVERVGRHDSFFELGGHSLSAIRLVGEMRQAGLHTTLAQLFQHPTIAALAPLLDEVAAEDEAQGLVTVRAAGSQPALFLIHEFSGLDLYFPVLGRHIEGDFPVYGLAGVAVGQAQLNTMECLAARLVRQIRAVQPHGPYRLAGWSFGGVLAYEVAAQLLGADEPVAFVGLVDTYVPRLSDQGKARWQGPHLVQAQLLLHCRVHWQAQGEAGAMQLAEIEALQPGALPFEALLALCRERQLLVPGLAQASDGQLRHFFERHLAHGHALAHYRLAPLPVPLHLFIAEQRSAGIVTDSPSLGWAEALPGQELKCQSVPGDHQSMVQDPQAAVLGQTIAQAMQAASALAPAAHQPLLAIQSGVPGHVPVFCVPGAGDSVTSFIGLAEALGPDWPVHGLQARGLAAGEVPHCSVEVAAACHVQAIEALYPEGPLNLVGHSFGGWVAHAMAIRLQAKGREVRSLTLIDSEAPGAGGSCGKPYTFTQALQRLVESLQLSTGKTLDIEPIAFAETDDQEQLRQLHAAMVRVGLMPSRSSPQALEGVVRTFATALRTVYRPEGRFNGLARLVLVADPGLDAAGNQGEQQAMEDGWREWLSQLEVWQGPGNHFSILKVPDVFSLAAWWHDGQALYHSRVKQ